From Micromonospora rifamycinica, a single genomic window includes:
- a CDS encoding ABC transporter ATP-binding protein, producing MSDRRTLLRVEHLRKVYQSPTGDVEAIGDLSFTMDAGELVCIVGPSGCGKTTLLKCLAGLLRPTGGVVEMHGAPVTGPSPAMAVVFQEYGRSLYPWLTVRGNVELPLRHKKLSRAARGTLVADALDAVGLGHAARSHPWQLSGGMQQRVAIARAVAYQPEVLIMDEPFAAVDAQTRADLEDLVRELHARREMSILFVTHDIDESVYLGERVLVLSHAPTRVREDLTVDLPPERDQITTRALPRFTELRTRVYGEIQRAKRGQPADRSAP from the coding sequence GTGTCTGACCGGCGCACCCTGCTGCGGGTGGAGCACCTGCGCAAGGTCTACCAGTCCCCCACCGGCGACGTCGAGGCGATCGGGGACCTCAGCTTCACCATGGACGCCGGTGAGCTGGTCTGCATCGTCGGGCCGTCCGGGTGCGGCAAGACCACCCTGCTGAAGTGTCTCGCCGGTCTGCTGCGGCCCACCGGCGGGGTGGTCGAGATGCACGGGGCCCCGGTGACCGGCCCGAGCCCCGCCATGGCGGTGGTGTTCCAGGAGTACGGGCGCAGCCTCTACCCGTGGCTGACAGTACGCGGAAACGTCGAGCTGCCGCTGCGGCACAAGAAGCTCTCCCGCGCCGCGCGCGGCACACTGGTCGCCGACGCGCTCGACGCGGTCGGCCTGGGGCACGCCGCGCGCAGCCACCCGTGGCAGCTCTCCGGCGGGATGCAGCAGCGGGTGGCGATCGCCCGGGCCGTCGCCTACCAGCCCGAGGTCCTGATCATGGATGAGCCGTTCGCCGCCGTCGACGCGCAGACCCGGGCCGACCTGGAGGATCTGGTCCGCGAGCTGCACGCCCGCCGGGAGATGTCGATCCTGTTCGTCACCCACGACATCGACGAGTCGGTGTACCTGGGCGAGCGGGTGCTCGTGCTCTCCCACGCCCCGACCCGGGTCCGGGAGGACCTGACTGTCGACCTGCCGCCGGAGCGCGACCAGATCACCACCCGCGCCCTGCCCCGCTTCACCGAGCTGCGTACGCGCGTCTACGGCGAGATCCAGCGGGCCAAGCGCGGGCAGCCGGCGGACCGGTCCGCGCCGTGA